ATTTTGTGACGTCTTTGTGAATAATGTGTACCTTTTGTCGAGTAACCATCTGATATGATTACAGCTGATGCACAAACTGAGTGTGGAGGCTCCTCCCAAGATTCTAGTGGAGCGCTATCTGATAGAGATAGCTAAGAACTACAATGTGCCATATGAGCCTGATGCTATGGTCCGGgtatgttgttatttttttttgaatacATTTCCTTTGACTATGTAGGAAGGAGGATGTCATGAATTTTGCTCATTTACTCAAACTGTTTCTGGATAGCCTGAAGTGTGTACTGGAGAGGAGGCAGACCTAATTGATGTGGATACAGACAGGAAGAATGGAGGTGGAAGCGGTGGAGGTGGTTTCTTTGCTCCTCCTACTACAGCTATGCCCATGCCCATGCCCATGCCTATGTCTATGCCTATGCCAACAGCTTTTAACTACCCACCTCCAAAAGGAGCggtaagaaataataaaatactctTGTAACCTCTTACTGTGAGTTTAACAGGCCTAAGCAGTCTTCAAAAGTATAAAATAGACTTTCAGTCATTTTCAGGCCCAGAAAAAATGGTGTACAGAAAACTATTTGAATTTCCAGACTATTGTCctatgtttcatattttttttaaaattgacttGCTTTCTAAAAATGATTAACTGAGACGTATTTTAAGACTGAAATCGATGTCTGTTTTTGGTCCATCCACATCAAGCCTGGattaaaagtttttagtttttaatgtaTTGAAAACCCACAGAGTCTGGACACTTTTGTTTTGGGGAAATTTTTGGAACATGCAGAAAcatctaataaacatttacaataccttttttaagtttcatttcTTAGAGGACCCACAATTTACCAAGAAAGTACTAATTTACTTAGATTTTAGAGTCGCACCATCTCTGAATTTCTAACATAAACACTAAAACAAGCTAAAGATTCTTCCAAAACAGTTGGGACTTGAGTTTCTTGCTGCTTTCTCTGTTAATAACTGTTATTAAACACACATAAAGTTTAGTGTCACCTGAGTCAGTTCAAAATTACACTCTGCTTACAAAGTGAGagtaatgtgaaataaaatgtgatcataagagctcagtttttttttcattgattatATTGCACTTTATATAACATAACAAAATCCAAGTCTGCTTGAATATAcagaattatttaaatatctCCTCTTTGTTATTAAAGTCATTTAATCTGTTTGTATTTGGACAATAGTTTCAAATGCAGCAGAatattgaaaaatgttcttgtgTGTGTGATGATATGGATGATGGTCACCCAACGTTTTCCTGACTATTTGCCGTTTCCTGCAGGAACCTTTTCACCCTTCGGTTGGAACCTACAACAGCTTCCCAGTTGCAGGAGGGCAGCCCCCTCAGCTGCCTACTTCTCCCCCCACATACGAGTCCGTAAGTGACTGACCCTTCACGTCAGTGCCTCCCCACCCCCATCCCCACAGATGGACAGATGCACAGGGCAGGGAAGCACTCAGGGAAGGACTATTTATTCAGCTTGCTTGTAGTTTTACTTGCATTCCTGCTTCATCTACGTTTATAAATGTAGAGTGAAGTCCATAACTTACTGCGGCCTGGCATAACCCTTGTCCCTTTTAAGCATGTACTGAGTATATTTAACTAACAGTTATGTACTGAAAATGAGATTGGAGTGCAGATTCAATTtgcaatattgttttaaattttttaaaaatattttcttccaaattACAACGAATCTGAACACACTTTAAAGACTAACATACCCATTTCTTTTACAGTAATACCAAATTGAAATAGTTCCAAATCCTTTCCAGTCCAGTCATATCATCACATTCAGACCCTATTTAcagtttcattaaaatcattGAATCGTGTCATTTCAATTGGTGAAAAGCTAGAAAGCTGAGTAAATGATCAAGTAAAAAAACTTTCTAACAGTCTCTCTTCCTGGGAAAGTGTGTGCTGttgatttgtcatttaaaaaaccATTTCAAACATAGCAGATTTAAAATTCACTCTTTTCACATTAactttcaattttaaaattgttcGGCTGTTCGttaaaaaagctattttatgTACACGTTAGTTTTTTTCAATTGACTGTTGCTGATTTGCACATGACAGGTTCAAAGCTCATTTCAGTTgttatatttgctttttaaatcagCAACTTTTTTACAAAACACGCTGCTGAATAACAAGTAAATGGATGACTGgttttaacagtaaaaacaaatggGACCTATACATCTACTAACTGACTAAGCAGCTCTTTAGGATGTGTCGCATTATCCAAGTCTATAAAAATGCATCTCTTCAGCAAATTACAATGAACGATAAAAGCAATAAGCATAGACAAGATCAGACTGATctaaagaaatataaaacatagaGACAATGCAATGTCttccagagtctctctgatCTGAGGAATAATTTAAATCTGATGAGTTTGAGTGTTACAGCTGCCACAAAGTTTACTTGTAAGAGTGACTTGGCATTCGGCAGTGACCTGGTCAGTAACGTGATCTCCACCAGATGGTGCCTGATTGTGTTTCATCCAAACACAACCTGAGCAGAAAAAGAACAACAGCTTCAGTAAAGACCTGGCAACACATCTCATAGATTGTTAGGGGATTCCAGACTTCAGAAAAAGTCTTCAGCCATGTTAATTCAAAAATTAAGTCTGCACTTTAATTGCTTTTCAGTtgtgtataaaaaattattttgagccatcactttggatttatttcccacaacctgtttgtttttgtgaatagCTTCTGCTTTGACTAACATGAGATGATGAGTTGCTCTGAGTGTGCCTGAGTCTGATTGATATATCGAACAGAGAAGTAACGCTGCCTCCCTCCTAACATCTGCTATGAAGGGTGATGGTTCTTAAATAATCTGTGCAccagaatattttctgtttattctccGATTCTGTTTTTGTGATGTCTAACCAATAGTTATCTACAGTAGAATGGTGTCGACACAATTTGTGACGCATTTTTGTCTGCGTTTTAGATTGATGACTTCAATGACAAAGGTTCTGTTCCTTCTCAGGCTGTAGGTGAGTTCCATCTGCAAAATGTGCAGATTTGTTTATGATGCATAATTCCAGTTGttgtgttcttctcctccatgGTTTTTGTGAAGTTCACTCCTGATGTCTTTTGGCTGGTtatagtagaaaaaaataaactgttcatACTTCGCTTCAGGTCCTACTCCTGCACCTCGTCACTCGTTTGACCACAACAACCTACCAGAACTTCCCTCCGTTCCCGACACACTCCCCAGCTCCTCCCTGGGTGGACACAACACCAATTCGGACGACATCGACTTTGACGATTTGACACGGCGGTTCGAGGACCTGAAAAAGAAGACCTAATCTGTGACACTGGTGGTCTGCGTACCTTATCTCACAGGCCTGTGTCGTTACCTACACAAGCCAGAACAGGAAATGGGGAAACATTTAGGGTTTTGAATCAGTTTTGGGAAGTTCTCCTCCCCAATTTTTCCCATATAAAGTAATTTTACacagattttaaatatacatgtaCTCTTACctcattttcacaaatattacCAACTTACTGAAGGTGTGAGTGCTCACCAACTACCCAACCCTGTCTTTTCTTTATCGGAAGGGCCACatgattttttccccaaatagcaaaatttatatatatatattcaaaattACAATCATGAGGCTGCTGAGACCTTTTcacttgttttcatttaaggTCATGCTGCCTTTTTACTGTTTCAAAATAAACCTGAGTGAATCAACTATTTAATCAAATCAAGATTTTACTTGCTTTTCCTATGGTTTGGGGTTTGACTAATAAATACAGTCTATGCCTTGGCTCCAATTGGTGCATGTTGATGCCGCTGTAATCTTTTCCACTG
This genomic stretch from Xiphophorus hellerii strain 12219 chromosome 4, Xiphophorus_hellerii-4.1, whole genome shotgun sequence harbors:
- the ist1 gene encoding IST1 homolog isoform X2; protein product: MLGGGFKGERLRVNLRLVINRLKLLEKKKTELAQKARKEIADYLSSGKDERARIRVEHIIREDYLVEAMEILELYCDLLLTRFGLIQSMKELDPGLQEAVSTLIWAAPRLQSEVSELKIVSEQLCAKYSKEYGKLCRTNQIGTVNDRLMHKLSVEAPPKILVERYLIEIAKNYNVPYEPDAMVRPEVCTGEEADLIDVDTDRKNGGGSGGGGFFAPPTTAMPMPMPMPMSMPMPTAFNYPPPKGAEPFHPSVGTYNSFPVAGGQPPQLPTSPPTYESAVGPTPAPRHSFDHNNLPELPSVPDTLPSSSLGGHNTNSDDIDFDDLTRRFEDLKKKT
- the ist1 gene encoding IST1 homolog isoform X1; this translates as MLGGGFKGERLRVNLRLVINRLKLLEKKKTELAQKARKEIADYLSSGKDERARIRVEHIIREDYLVEAMEILELYCDLLLTRFGLIQSMKELDPGLQEAVSTLIWAAPRLQSEVSELKIVSEQLCAKYSKEYGKLCRTNQIGTVNDRLMHKLSVEAPPKILVERYLIEIAKNYNVPYEPDAMVRPEVCTGEEADLIDVDTDRKNGGGSGGGGFFAPPTTAMPMPMPMPMSMPMPTAFNYPPPKGAEPFHPSVGTYNSFPVAGGQPPQLPTSPPTYESIDDFNDKGSVPSQAVGPTPAPRHSFDHNNLPELPSVPDTLPSSSLGGHNTNSDDIDFDDLTRRFEDLKKKT